The genomic window AGATGGAACTGGGAGTTGTTAAATGGGTGGCTGCCTGAGTCGATTTTGCATCAAATTGCTGCAGTGCCTCCGCCAGATGACAGTGCTGGGCCGGATCAGTGTATATGTATCGGGTAAATAATCACAAGTTTTCGATTGCTGCCATGTACCAGGTGTTGTGCAAGTTTGATACTGACAGTGAAAGTCCGAATTGGAAAACTATTTGGAAATTGAAAGTACTGAAAAAAGTTCGTTATTTTATGTGGATTTTGTTACATGGGAGACTCTTAACAAATTTTGCTAAGAGTAAAATGGGGCTTGGTTCTGCTATGTGCGAGTTTTGTGGAAATGTCGAAGAAACAATCTTACATGTTATGCGAGATTGTCCACTTGTTATGCCGTTTTGGTTGAATGTGGTTCATAATAATGCAAGAGCTGATTTTTTCCAAAGTGACTTTCATCATTGGATTTCTTGTAACTTGATTGAATAATGATCACATGGGTTGGAGTATGGTAGTTGAGTGGAAGATTTATTGGTCTATGGCTTCTCACACAATTTGGAAGTGGAGAAATCAAGAAAATCACAATGATAATTTTAAGAGGCCAAACTGTTAACATAGTTATGTTTTGCAGCATGCCAAAGACTACCTTGCAGCAGATATAACAAACAAAACTGTTACGGGATAGTCTCGTGATGTGATGCATATAGGTTGGAATCCTCCGCCGGCAGGTTGGGTCAAGCTAAACACAGTGGTTGGGAGGTTTTGCAAATTTTGTTGGGCAAGGTAATGCCTATCTAGTGGAGCTTTGGGGTGTTTTTGAAGGACTCAAGATTGCGAGGAATTTGAATTTTAGCGCGGTGGAATTGAATGTGGATTCTAGAGCGGTGGTGAATGCCATACATGGTGAAGGAGGCGATAATCTTCAAGGGAGTGCACTTGTGCATAAAATTAGAAGGCTTTTGGAGCGTGATTGGGAAGTTGTTTGCATCATTCGTATCGTGAAGCCAATCAATGCGCTGATGTTTTAGCCAATATTGGAGTTTCTTCAAGGATTAGTATATTTTTTGAAACTTTGTCCTACTCGGTTAAACCATGTGTTCCTTACTGATGTTATGGGGATTACTACCCCTCGTTTAGTCGtcttatagttttgtttttttgggcTTAGTCCCTCGTGTTAAAAAGAAATGGGAAAGTTATTGTGTGGAAATTCTTTTGCGCCTAGGCCTCATGTTAATATGtattgttaattatttattttattagcttttatttttgtaattataaattaaaaatagtggCTACCTTTTAATGTGAGTAAATAGGTTTACGAGGATTTGAACTCTAAACCTGCATATTATTATGAAATTGGTATAAAAATTTCATCGATATTTAGCGGTGATTAATTTCTGTCTTGAAATATGTGAGACACgtgaaatgaatttttttcttccaatctAATTTTCTCTTCATACATAAgaaccaaaaatcaaattcataGTGCTCAAATCTTTTATCACTTGAATTATTTCATTGTTTGTAAAAATGCTCATGACttaatcaaatgaaaattttgcatattttatattcataattttaatataatgccacttatttattttttatttttttataaatataatgcTACTTATGTAATACTCTCtctgatcctttttataaggaacaccttaaaaaaaatggttttttttataaaaaattttgaccaattttcaaatattttaaatgtttaatttcacatattcccttatttattatgagagaatttaaaaataagtaagtagttgaataaagagaaattaaatacatgaaataaatttaaatacacaaattttcttttgacaagaaaaaaaaaagagaatttcTAACACAAAAGTCAGGTGAAATTTGAGATAATTAATTCTTAGTCCTATAGATAAATCTTGGAGGATGACAGAAACAAACATATGTGTTGTGTCTTAAACCCTCTTTCTCAGATATATCAATAGCTTTCATCTTCATGCTTTCATTCAGTGTTGTGCTTTTGATACTTGATAATGCTTTCATCTTCAATTGTTCATAATACTCTCAGTCTCAACCGAGTTTAGATTCTCTGTAGGGATGAAtcttctctctctaacttcCACTTCTCTCTTCTTCCTTCCTGTTCCTGCTTATTCTTCATCATCCTTTCTTGTCACAAGACCTTCTGCAtacccttcttcttcttcttcttcttcttcttcttcttcatacaAAAGCACTTCCGGCGCAGGTTAGTCTCCACCCCCACATATTTCAATTATGGTTTCATAtacaaaattgattattttgatttttgtcacAGTTTTAAGATGTGTCAGTGAGGGAAAAGAAGAGGTGCTTCTTGAAGGAATGCCTGCTCACTATTATGATGATGTATGTATGCTTTCTACTTTTCACTTATTGATTACTCATGCTTCTTTATACTGAATTATCTATAAGTATCAAACATCTTTAACATAACTCAAGGtgaatttagggttttttttttactcttctTAGGACTTGTTTGAATTGGCTTAGTTCATGTTTAATCTACCATTACTAACATAAGCACTAGTGAGAATGTTTGCGATaatttatggaaacaacttatgacatgtccataacatgtttttagcttattttcattAGCTCTCTATCCCTCCGTCCCATAACataggcaaaaaaaatatttttacacttattaaaaaaagtaaaatatgataatttcaaggttgactttttgtgtgtttgttaaaataagtttcatgggaagatgtaaaaatagtttttattggttattgattatggggaaaagaagagagagagtaaattaagtaaaagtttatcttgaaaatgataaaagttaattttttttgcttataatttgggacatgaaaaagtgattttttttgcttataatatgggacggagggagtataatttaaGTGTCATGCTAATTAGTGCACCTgaggcactagttaagaaaataaaaaaagaagtaaattttatattgaaagCAATAACTTTTACACTTGATTACACAAACTCCAAGGtatttttactatatttgtttccttaactagAGTCCATAGACACTTGTTAGCATTTTTCTATCTTTAAAAAACGGCTTATAGCTCATATGGAAACCGTTTGactttagtttattttttgataagaaatagcttatatataaacacttataCGATAAACACTTATGGTATTGTCACTATTATCAATTCATCTCTCTTTAACTAAACTATTTATCCAAAGAGAGCCTTAAAAGGTTTGTCGCTATTGTCAATTCATCCCTGGTTAATTGTGTGTTTTATTACTAtctgtttattttgttttttgttgttagCATGTTACTATTTCTTCTTCAGTTTTCTTTGAATTGCCTTATTTAGTTCTTTGATTTAAAAATGCTGTAGATTCATTCAAACTTGAATTCATGTTTTTGCAGCCAATTTTGGCTGTGCTTCTATTAACAACATCGGCAGAATATGTTTAGGAATAAGTGTATAATCATAATCTTTAATGCTCTGCATAACTTCTGATTTTCAAAtctgttttcttttttataagcataAACTATTATATGAGTGAATGATTTTCTTATTGTCTGATGAGTAAGAATTGTAAAAGCATTGTGGTATCAGTGTGTCTCTACTCTCTTGGCACTGCTAGCTTGTGAAACCAAATTTGTGGATGGTTTTATTTGGATAGATTTCATTAACCTTCTCTAGGGTAGGAATGGCAAGCCCGACAACGTGAAAAGACCAAGGAGTTACATCGAAGACGcagagaggaagaagaggaagaagagagaaagattGAAGAGTATCGTGAAGTTGGCATGCGTCTAAAAGGATACCCTGAAGAAGATGTTAGAAAAGCACGGAAATTGATTTCAAGCTTTATAAGAGCCGCTGAAGAAGTAGAAGAGGTAGTTTCTTGGTGCTGAAATGCAGTTTCCTATTAGTCTTGTAGATAAAATATTTCACGATGATCGGTTTTTTTGAAGTGTAACTGTCCTTGCATGATTATTAAATGTTACCGATTGATCTTTTTTCTCATGTAGAAAAttgaggaagctgctgagaaAGGAGAACTTACTGAACTTGTTTTGATGGTGATATGGAATCGCCTTGATCTTGCCCGACGTGATGTAAGTTGTTATTTTGGTGTTTGAAATATTTTAGGTAATTGGATTTAATTCTTTGATGTAAAGAAAGTAGCATAGATTTCTTACATTTTTCATTGAGCTGGTCCTTTGTCTGTAAATCTTTGACCACAGTTTTTAAGGTAACCATTTGCATTGTAGAGGACTTTGTGTCTCCGATTTTTGGTAGCATGAACAACATAGTGGTGTCTGTAGTTGTCAAATTCCTTTACTTATAGAATCACGTGAGCTTCCAACTTTAGGTATCAAAATTAAGTTAACTCGCTAATGAAAAACACTGTTTTTGTCTAACTCTGATAGATTCATGAGGTTGAGGACGATTGGACAAGTCTACAACATACTTGTTATTTGCCCATACATGTGCAAAATGATGCCAGTTTTGGTCTGGTCAAGGGTTAATATGTTGGCTTTTGATAAAATAGTTAAATTTTATTATCGTGGTTTGCTTTAGATACTATGATAGATGTTTTTAAGCATTGTGTTTGCATTAACTCTTACGAGTTTACAAGTCAAGTGTGATGAGATTTCGCGAGTTTATAGACTCTCGAGATTGACAATCTTGATCAATGTAGTCAGGTTCGagatcctacgtaggatcggTAGGCTGGTTGAGAATCGTAAGATCGGGATCGTAGCTCGATTCGTAAGATCCTACTCAAGGGTAAAATTGTAACTTCACGtatatacatatacacataaacataaaaaaaatataatacatgaacaaaataaactttattaattaatatttcatagacATCATTCCAAATGTTCGTAAGTTCATAACAAAGGGTTATAAGAAGCAACAATagggttaaaaaaaacaaaatgaaaaagagGGCTGAAACTTGAGAGTGAAAGAGATGAGTTCAGAAGGTTTCAGTGAAGACAGAGGTTTGAGTGAAAGAGATGGTTGAAAGTGAGAGAGGAGTGAACGAAAATGAGAAAGGAGTGAGAACAAACATACACTAACCGCCGGCGAGGTTCACGACGGCAACAGCGCCGTCTAGAGCTCAGGTCAAAAACCCTCTGGATCATAAGAACCTATGACCCGGTGCGAGAACCTGACTACAGACAGGTCAAAAAAGGAACCTGCACGGGTTCTAAGCTCGCTTGGCCTTCACGAGCTCGTAGGATCTTAAGAACCTAAGACCCGGTGCgagaacctgactacattgATCTTGATGGTGTCTTTGTGAAGTATTACTGtagttatatttatattcatttaCAGCCTACATTCAGAGGGGACTCcattttacataaaataatatCGTAGGCGAAAGAGTGGATGATCATAACTGCTTTTATTTATCGAATTTGCAGTCTTCGATTAAGCTGTCAATTGATCACAAATCACAGTTCTTCATGATTTGACAGGCTTTGTATCGAAATTGGTATTGAGACATTACTAATCCAAATAATTTACTATTATGATAgacatattaagaaaagtgtaattttgttttctccTTTGTATCCTTCTAACTTGGATATGATTATTATAATTTGAAAAAGATTGTCAAAACTGAATCTCATAATTTGTTCTGTGCTTATTTCAAATTTAAGTCTATAATTTTTGCTTCCTCTTTCTCTGACTATCTTGTTCTATATATTATCTTATCACCTATTTACAGGATGAAAAGGATGCTATAAGAAGTCTGGATTTGTTATACAGAAGGGTTGAGGTAATAACTAGCTGTCCGTTTTAGTTTATGGCTATCTATATGGATTTGGAGTTCCCGCTTTCATTTCACCGAACAGCTTACCTTGGCTCCCCCCATGTCCACACAGACACTACGACGGCAACAAACTCAGTTCCTTGATATTGCTGGAATTTGATG from Trifolium pratense cultivar HEN17-A07 linkage group LG1, ARS_RC_1.1, whole genome shotgun sequence includes these protein-coding regions:
- the LOC123920972 gene encoding protein PALE CRESS, chloroplastic-like, with the translated sequence MNLLSLTSTSLFFLPVPAYSSSSFLVTRPSAYPSSSSSSSSSSSYKSTSGAVLRCVSEGKEEVLLEGMPAHYYDDEWQARQREKTKELHRRRREEEEEEERKIEEYREVGMRLKGYPEEDVRKARKLISSFIRAAEEVEEKIEEAAEKGELTELVLMVIWNRLDLARRDDEKDAIRSLDLLYRRVEAEILKREATPAMRLLNDLLIMYDGFAFHEWLKKCKKIMTDTFPREDPYSILVPPGFESFDIDKHHGPLRPQLEIDDNTLLRVDFIREVDELLQEVRLEMDEEENEQGFDPESVANRLKQQEKKQTISQVEALLELAIGLKW